Proteins found in one Larimichthys crocea isolate SSNF chromosome I, L_crocea_2.0, whole genome shotgun sequence genomic segment:
- the slitrk2 gene encoding SLIT and NTRK-like protein 2, with translation MLSGVLFLSVLTVSLSPSETESRKTSASKEICKTRCACEERENILNINCENKGFTTVSQFQAPPNKISQLFLNGNFLSRLSANEFVNYGNVTSLHLGNNGLQEIRTGAFNGLRFLKRLHLNNNNLEVIKEDTFAGLESLEYLQADYNYISAIEPGAFSKLNKLKVLILNDNLLLSLPPNIFRFVLLTHLDLRGNRLKMLPFAGVLEHIGGIMEIQLEENPWNCTCDLIPLKSWLDTISVFVGDIVCETPFRLHGKDITQLIKQDLCPRRNAGERVHPPSDSHFQGALPPTYHPGIITPTRAPKASRPPKMRYRPTPRISKDKHVFGPIMVYQTRSPVPMLCPSVCVCTSQNPDSGLNINCQERKLHNISELNPKPSYPKKLHLTGNYLQVIYRTDLTEYSSLELLHLGNNRIAVIQEGAFENLTNLRRLYLNGNYIESLSQSLFAGLQSLQYLYLEYNIIKDILPQTFNSLHNLQLLFLNNNLLRYLPDNVFGGTMLTRLNLRNNHFSYLPVRGVLDQLSAFIQIDLQENPWDCTCDIVALKNWMELSSTSVVVNEITCDSPSKHAGRLLRSLRNEAICPEPSEVPPPQNTPPTKAPTLITPSTEATTPSSSSSSSSSSSSSSSSVFSSSSSSFSSVSPTESRIHTPELHPEVPLSVLILGLLVVFILSVCFGAGLFVFVLKRRKGVEHVPTGANNLDLNSFQVQYGSYTPEPTQDKTSESHVYNYIPPPVNSMCQNPIYVQKDGEQVAYYRNLKELSFGPLDVKKDDILTRSPGAYTISTMDFMDKSPTSCGLTTPEPPEMLYQNLGERPNKELPTAAGAPPFHYNFCTLPKRPCIVPPYEAATARRHVTNQDRVNKTVLYGTPRKYYGAEHPSKNNEHPLLLPGKLKTEPDYLEVLEKQTAMSQL, from the coding sequence ATGCTGAGCGGCGTCCTCTTTCTGAGCGTCCTCACGGTCAGCCTGTCACCGTCCGAAACGGAGAGCCGCAAAACTTCAGCCTCCAAAGAAATCTGCAAAACCCGCTGCGCCTGCGAGGAGCGGGAGAACATACTGAACATCAACTGTGAGAATAAAGGATTTACCACCGTCAGTCAGTTCCAGGCGCCCCCAAATAAAATCTCGCAGCTTTTTTTGAATGGAAACTTCCTGTCACGGCTCAGCGCCAATGAGTTTGTCAATTATGGCAATGTCACTTCACTGCATCTTGGGAATAACGGCTTGCAGGAGATCCGAACCGGCGCTTTTAACGGGCTGCGCTTCCTGAAGCGGCTCCActtgaacaacaacaacctggAGGTGATTAAAGAGGACACATTTGCAGGACTGGAGAGTTTGGAATATTTACAGGCAGACTATAATTATATCAGCGCCATAGAGCCGGGTGCGTTCAGTAAGCTGAATAAACTCAAAGTGTTGATCTTAAATGACAACCTGCTGTTGTCTTTGCCACCCAATATTTTCCGCTTTGTGCTCCTCACCCACTTGGATTTACGTGGCAATCGGCTCAAAATGCTGCCGTTTGCAGGGGTTTTAGAGCACATAGGCGGGATCATGGAGATCCAGCTGGAGGAGAACCCGTGGAATTGCACCTGTGATCTGATTCCCCTCAAATCCTGGTTGGACACTATTTCTGTCTTCGTTGGGGACATAGTGTGTGAGACGCCGTTCAGGCTGCACGGTAAAGACATCACCCAGCTCATAAAGCAGGATCTGTGCCCGCGCAGGAATGCTGGTGAGCGTGTCCACCCCCCCTCTGACTCTCACTTTCAAGGAGCCCTTCCCCCGACCTACCACCCCGGCATTATCACCCCCACCCGTGCCCCGAAAGCTTCCCGTCCTCCCAAAATGCGCTACAGGCCCACCCCTCGCATCTCAAAGGACAAACATGTCTTTGGGCCTATAATGGTTTACCAGACGCGATCCCCTGTGCCCATGTTGTGTCCCAGTGTGTGCGTTTGCACGTCACAAAACCCGGACAGTGGATTGAACATCAACTGCCAAGAGCGGAAGTTACATAACATCAGCGAGCTAAACCCCAAACCCTCCTACCCAAAGAAACTCCACCTGACCGGTAACTACTTACAAGTGATTTACAGAACCGATCTCACTGAGTACAGCTCGCTGGAGCTGCTTCATTTAGGAAACAACAGGATAGCAGTGATTCAGGAGGGTGCGTTCGAGAATCTAACAAACCTCAGGCGCCTCTATCTGAATGGGAATTACATTGAATCTCTTTCTCAGTCACTCTTCGCTGGCTTGCAGTCACTGCAGTATCTTTACTTGGAATATAACATCATCAAAGACATCTTACCACAAACCTTTAACTCTTTACACAACCTACAGCTGCTTTTCCTCAACAACAACCTCCTAAGATATCTCCCTGACAATGTTTTCGGTGGCACGATGCTCACAAGACTCAACTTGCGGAATAATCATTTCTCTTACCTTCCCGTTCGAGGGGTCCTAGACCAGCTCTCAGCATTTATCCAGATAGACCTCCAGGAGAACCCCTGGGACTGCACCTGTGACATTGTGGCACTCAAAAACTGGATGGAGCTGTCCAGTACCAGTGTGGTGGTGAATGAAATCACCTGTGATTCACCATCGAAACATGCAGGTCGCCTCCTGCGCTCACTTCGCAACGAGGCTATCTGCCCTGAGCCCAGCGAGGTTCCCCCGCCACAAAACACCCCCCCTACAAAAGCCCCTACGTTAATAACCCCTTCCACTGAGGCtaccaccccctcctcctcctcctcctcctcctcctcctcgtcctcttcttcttcttccgttttttcttcttcttcttcttcttttagctcagttagtCCCACTGAATCCCGAATCCACACTCCTGAGTTACACCCCGAGGTCCCCCTTTCAGTCCTGATTCTtgggcttcttgttgttttcatcCTTTCAGTCTGCTTTGGCGCTggcctctttgtttttgttctgaagAGGCGCAAAGGAGTTGAACACGTCCCCACGGGCGCCAACAACTTGGATCTCAACTCTTTCCAAGTGCAATATGGCTCCTACACCCCCGAACCGACCCAGGACAAAACCTCTGAAAGCCACGTTTATAACTACATCCCCCCACCTGTGAACTCCATGTGCCAAAACCCTATTTACGTGCAGAAGGACGGCGAACAGGTGGCGTATTACCGCAACCTGAAGGAGCTCAGCTTTGGGCCCCTGGATGTAAAGAAGGACGACATCCTCACGCGCAGCCCAGGGGCCTACACCATCAGCACAATGGATTTTATGGATAAATCCCCAACATCGTGCGGTTTGACCACCCCAGAGCCTCCTGAGATGTTGTATCAAAACTTAGGGGAGAGGCCCAACAAAGAGCTTCCCACAGCTGCAGGCGCCCCCCCTTTCCATTACAACTTTTGCACTTTACCCAAGAGACCTTGTATCGTGCCCCCCTACGAGGCTGCTACAGCCCGACGGCATGTCACCAACCAGGACAGGGTGAACAAAACTGTGCTGTACGGGACCCCCAGGAAATACTACGGGGCCGAACACCCTTCCAAAAACAATGAGCACCCGCTCCTGCTCCCCGGGAAGCTAAAAACAGAACCAGACTACCTGGAGGTTCTGGAGAAACAGACTGCGATGAGCCAACTGTAA